The proteins below are encoded in one region of Nitrospira sp.:
- the tolB gene encoding protein TolB encodes MKTARWVAISIGLAVAFGLGSILDSRATDVFLEATRSDVQKIPLGIVGFRGLNGADWLGSRIEEVLKADLRRSLVFSLVDLPSIGIKVRELKGDEKDVFRQATDNGVSVMVWGKASTRDGGKETEALIDGFVYDGGSNEVISGKRYVGTSGVARLMAHRFADELVFRYTGEQGIARTKIAYVAEQKGARELFVMDYDGHDPRQVTADGYLNLMPRWSADRRFLIFTAYRSRNTQDIDMIELATGKRWTLISKRGLNITPSLSPDGNFLAFASSEDGNSEIYKQDTRSKAFTRLTSNPAGDLSPTWSPTGREIAFVSDRGGGPQLYVMSADGSNVRRLTYDGDYNAAPAWSPKGNWIAYVCRTARREYKICLITPDGQKRQQVTSGQGLDDSPAWSPDGRHLVFSSLLDGKSHIYMINADGKDLERITFEGTQNSSPTWSPA; translated from the coding sequence ATGAAGACGGCACGATGGGTGGCGATATCGATCGGTTTGGCAGTGGCGTTTGGGCTGGGATCCATTCTGGACTCGCGCGCCACGGATGTATTTCTGGAAGCGACACGGTCGGATGTACAAAAGATTCCACTCGGGATCGTGGGCTTTCGCGGGCTCAACGGAGCCGATTGGCTGGGGAGCCGAATCGAAGAAGTGTTAAAAGCCGACTTGCGCCGTTCCCTGGTCTTTTCGCTGGTGGATCTGCCGAGCATCGGCATCAAGGTCCGCGAGCTGAAGGGCGACGAAAAGGACGTGTTCCGTCAAGCGACGGACAATGGGGTGTCCGTGATGGTCTGGGGCAAGGCGTCTACGCGGGACGGTGGCAAGGAGACCGAGGCGTTGATTGACGGGTTTGTCTACGACGGCGGGAGCAACGAGGTGATCAGCGGGAAGCGTTATGTGGGGACCAGCGGGGTGGCCCGCCTGATGGCGCATCGTTTCGCGGACGAGCTCGTCTTTCGGTATACCGGTGAGCAAGGCATCGCGCGAACCAAAATCGCCTACGTGGCGGAGCAGAAGGGCGCGCGCGAACTCTTCGTCATGGATTACGACGGGCACGATCCCCGGCAGGTGACGGCGGACGGGTATTTGAACCTCATGCCGCGCTGGTCGGCCGACCGGCGGTTCTTGATCTTTACGGCATACCGGAGTCGTAATACGCAGGATATCGATATGATCGAATTGGCGACCGGCAAACGATGGACGTTGATTTCGAAGCGGGGATTGAACATTACGCCCTCCTTGTCGCCCGATGGCAACTTTTTGGCGTTTGCCTCCAGCGAGGACGGCAACTCGGAGATTTATAAGCAAGACACGAGATCCAAGGCGTTCACGCGGCTCACCAGCAACCCCGCCGGCGATCTTTCACCGACCTGGTCGCCGACCGGCCGAGAGATCGCGTTCGTCTCGGACCGAGGCGGGGGGCCGCAGCTCTATGTCATGAGCGCGGACGGATCCAACGTCCGGCGGTTGACGTATGACGGGGACTACAATGCGGCGCCGGCCTGGTCGCCGAAAGGCAATTGGATTGCTTACGTCTGCCGCACGGCGCGGCGGGAATACAAGATCTGCCTGATCACTCCCGACGGTCAGAAACGCCAGCAAGTCACCAGCGGGCAAGGACTCGACGATTCGCCGGCCTGGTCGCCGGACGGTCGGCATCTGGTCTTCAGTTCCCTGCTCGATGGAAAAAGCCATATCTATATGATAAATGCAGATGGCAAGGACCTCGAGCGCATTACGTTCGAGGGCACCCAGAACAGCTCACCGACATGGTCGCCTGCCTAA
- a CDS encoding protein TolR, protein MMFESRQRRFMAEINVIPLVDVVLVLLVIFMITAPMLYRGIDIKLPNSATNNIKPEMRMVLTVEKDQKIYLDKDAVSVVQLERRLRAAKDSDADVSIYMRADRDVPYGIVVMVMDAVKKAGIEKLGMVTEPGGSEQVTQDTIKLGERKRRAP, encoded by the coding sequence ATGATGTTCGAATCTCGACAACGCCGCTTCATGGCGGAGATCAACGTCATCCCCTTGGTGGATGTCGTGCTCGTATTGCTCGTCATCTTCATGATCACGGCCCCGATGCTGTATCGCGGGATCGACATCAAGCTGCCCAATTCGGCCACGAATAACATCAAGCCGGAGATGCGGATGGTGCTGACCGTCGAAAAAGACCAGAAGATCTATCTCGACAAGGATGCCGTCAGCGTCGTCCAATTGGAACGCCGGCTTCGGGCTGCCAAAGATTCGGATGCGGACGTGTCGATCTACATGCGCGCCGACCGCGACGTCCCGTATGGGATCGTGGTGATGGTGATGGATGCCGTCAAAAAGGCGGGGATCGAGAAGCTTGGAATGGTGACGGAGCCGGGTGGAAGCGAGCAGGTCACTCAGGATACCATCAAACTTGGAGAGCGGAAGCGTCGCGCACCCTAG
- a CDS encoding protein TolQ yields MNPQVASVGMFGSLGAVSKIILFVLLLFSVVSWAIIIYKWRVFKRSDREDQRFLGSVAKLTDVEEMRRQARRSVGESPAAVLMSGILDRLPEPGDNPSRAGRDKAGEVVLTQSDRHFLEKAVVYIVQGQLAKMESYLPFLATTGNITPFVGLLGTVLGIIDSFKEIGQQGTASIAAVAPGVAEALVATAAGLFTAIPAVVAYNYFLTRIRRASFRLETFSVEVLNALYRRMLTTDSPR; encoded by the coding sequence ATGAACCCACAAGTCGCTTCGGTCGGAATGTTCGGCTCTCTGGGCGCTGTATCAAAAATCATTCTGTTTGTCCTCCTGCTGTTCTCGGTGGTCTCTTGGGCGATCATCATCTACAAATGGCGCGTGTTCAAGAGAAGCGACCGAGAGGATCAGCGGTTCCTTGGAAGTGTCGCAAAGCTGACGGATGTGGAGGAAATGCGACGCCAAGCCAGACGGTCAGTAGGGGAGAGCCCTGCCGCCGTTCTGATGAGTGGAATTCTGGACCGGTTACCCGAGCCTGGAGACAACCCATCCCGTGCGGGAAGGGACAAAGCGGGAGAGGTGGTCCTGACGCAAAGCGATCGTCATTTCTTGGAAAAGGCGGTGGTATACATTGTGCAGGGACAACTGGCCAAAATGGAGTCATATCTACCGTTTCTGGCGACTACCGGAAACATTACTCCGTTCGTCGGCCTTCTGGGGACGGTCCTCGGTATCATCGACTCCTTCAAGGAGATTGGGCAGCAAGGGACGGCCAGTATCGCCGCGGTCGCGCCGGGTGTTGCCGAGGCGTTGGTCGCCACGGCGGCGGGGCTGTTTACCGCTATCCCGGCGGTTGTCGCCTATAACTATTTTTTAACGCGGATCAGGCGGGCCTCATTCAGGCTCGAGACCTTTAGCGTGGAAGTCCTCAATGCCCTCTACCGACGGATGCTGACCACGGACTCGCCGCGATGA
- the xerD gene encoding tyrosine recombinase XerD, giving the protein MGANLSGTGRNVMPAATFHPAWPHLDRYLSHLRVEGGLATNTIESYRSDLQQFVRSLERGGIGDIRRVEAAHVATFLETVHRQGRSPRSRMRYVAALRGLFAYLCREAVIPRNPMDTITGPKAGLTLPRALSMQEVTALLETPGGTRPEQVRDAAMVEVLYAAGLRVSELVTLRVSDLKLDVGYLLVTGKGRKQRVAPIGDAAREALVRYLEHVRPVLLKKRASPFLFVTRRGGPLTRQNFWVLLRRRARLAGIRSEISPHMLRHSFATHLLDRGADLRAVQTMLGHASVSTTQIYTHIERGRLKHVHERYFPRRKPR; this is encoded by the coding sequence GTGGGTGCGAACCTATCCGGAACCGGGCGGAACGTGATGCCGGCAGCGACGTTCCATCCCGCCTGGCCGCACCTCGACCGATATCTGTCGCACCTACGCGTAGAGGGGGGGCTCGCGACCAATACCATCGAATCCTACCGGTCCGATCTCCAGCAATTCGTGCGCTCTTTGGAACGCGGGGGGATCGGCGACATACGCCGTGTTGAGGCGGCCCACGTGGCGACATTCCTGGAGACCGTCCATCGCCAGGGGCGGTCCCCGCGTTCGCGCATGCGCTACGTGGCCGCGCTGCGAGGACTGTTTGCCTATTTATGTCGCGAAGCAGTCATACCTCGAAATCCAATGGACACGATCACAGGACCCAAAGCGGGGCTGACGTTGCCCCGAGCGTTGTCCATGCAGGAGGTGACCGCTCTCTTGGAGACCCCCGGAGGGACGCGCCCCGAGCAAGTCCGTGACGCGGCGATGGTGGAGGTGTTGTACGCAGCGGGTCTTCGCGTGTCGGAACTCGTCACGTTACGGGTGTCGGATCTCAAGCTGGATGTCGGGTATCTCCTCGTGACCGGCAAGGGCCGCAAGCAGCGGGTTGCTCCGATCGGCGACGCCGCCCGCGAGGCACTCGTGCGGTATCTGGAGCACGTGCGTCCCGTGCTGCTCAAGAAGCGGGCGTCGCCGTTTCTGTTCGTGACGCGGCGCGGCGGCCCATTGACACGTCAGAATTTTTGGGTTCTTCTCCGCCGGCGTGCCCGGCTTGCGGGCATTCGATCCGAGATCTCCCCACACATGCTCCGACATTCATTTGCGACCCACCTGCTCGATCGCGGAGCCGACCTCCGCGCCGTGCAAACCATGCTGGGGCATGCCAGTGTTTCCACTACGCAGATTTACACGCATATCGAGCGCGGTCGTCTCAAGCACGTTCATGAACGATACTTTCCCCGGCGGAAGCCACGGTGA
- a CDS encoding protease: MNSLSQVLHTLSYMGLPLLLAMVLHEYAHGWVANHYGDPTAQRMGRLTLNPLAHIDPFGSVILPLMCLLIPGGFFIGWAKPVPVDPRNLFNPRRHMALVAAAGPGMNLVLAIGSAFLLGGILAVDPSLMASWPPQPGQEPRRDLLGMILLPLAAMALYSVFINVLLMTFNLIPIPPLDGGRVLTSLLPLRPALALVRLEPYGMLIIVLLLVLDPQIHVIGTITGSLVTLMAKTILTTVLS; encoded by the coding sequence ATGAATTCGCTCTCACAGGTGCTGCATACCCTGTCCTACATGGGGCTTCCGCTCTTGCTGGCCATGGTGCTGCACGAGTATGCGCACGGGTGGGTGGCGAATCATTACGGCGATCCCACTGCGCAACGCATGGGGCGCTTGACGCTCAACCCGCTCGCCCACATCGATCCATTCGGCAGCGTCATTCTTCCGTTGATGTGCCTGCTGATCCCCGGTGGGTTTTTTATTGGCTGGGCCAAACCCGTGCCCGTGGATCCCCGGAACTTGTTCAATCCTCGCCGCCATATGGCGCTGGTCGCCGCGGCCGGACCGGGTATGAACCTCGTCCTGGCCATCGGGAGTGCCTTCCTCTTAGGCGGAATCCTCGCCGTCGATCCATCCTTGATGGCGTCGTGGCCGCCTCAACCAGGACAAGAGCCTCGGCGCGACCTGCTCGGCATGATTCTGTTACCCCTGGCCGCCATGGCTCTCTACTCGGTCTTCATCAACGTGTTGCTGATGACGTTCAATCTGATTCCCATCCCACCGCTGGACGGGGGACGCGTCCTCACGAGCCTGCTTCCGCTGCGACCTGCCCTGGCCCTGGTGCGGTTGGAACCCTATGGGATGCTGATCATCGTGCTCCTGCTCGTACTGGATCCGCAGATTCATGTCATTGGAACGATTACGGGCTCGTTGGTCACCCTCATGGCTAAAACCATTCTGACCACGGTGCTCTCATGA
- the trpS gene encoding tryptophan--tRNA ligase codes for MTTGTRKRVLSGMQPSGLLHLGNWLGALENWKALQAEYDCFFFVADWHALSTNYENTARLREFSRELVIDWLAAGIDPSQATVFVQSRVPDHAILHLLLSMIIPLSWLERNPTYKEKQEEIKEKDLTTYGFLGYPVLQAADILIYKPEFVPVGKDQLPHLELTRELARRFNSLYKPVFTEPMERLTQFPKVPGTDGRKMSKSYGNTINLSDAEPVVRQKLKTMMTDPARVRRTDPGNPDLCPVYDFHKIFSTLPVIDQVADECRTAAIGCIDCKKRVADAIVERMAPIWDARAQLVDKPGQVEEIVGEGSRRAAAVAHRTLEAVNEAMNI; via the coding sequence ATGACGACCGGAACGCGCAAGCGCGTGCTCAGCGGCATGCAACCCAGTGGCCTGTTGCACCTCGGGAACTGGCTGGGCGCGCTCGAAAACTGGAAAGCGCTGCAGGCCGAATACGACTGTTTCTTCTTTGTCGCGGACTGGCACGCCCTGTCGACGAACTATGAGAATACGGCCAGGCTACGCGAGTTCTCTCGAGAACTGGTGATCGACTGGCTCGCTGCGGGCATCGACCCGTCCCAGGCCACCGTGTTCGTTCAATCCCGTGTGCCCGATCACGCAATCCTCCATCTCCTGCTGTCGATGATCATCCCTCTCTCCTGGCTCGAGCGCAACCCGACCTACAAGGAGAAGCAAGAGGAAATCAAGGAGAAGGACCTGACGACCTACGGGTTTCTCGGCTACCCGGTGCTGCAAGCCGCCGACATTCTGATTTACAAACCGGAATTTGTCCCGGTCGGCAAGGACCAATTGCCGCATCTGGAATTGACGCGAGAGCTCGCGCGCCGTTTCAACAGTCTCTACAAACCCGTCTTCACGGAACCGATGGAGCGGCTGACCCAATTTCCGAAGGTGCCGGGCACGGACGGACGGAAAATGAGCAAGAGTTACGGCAACACCATCAATCTCTCGGATGCGGAACCGGTGGTCCGCCAGAAATTGAAGACCATGATGACCGATCCGGCCCGCGTGCGGCGGACGGACCCCGGCAATCCGGACCTATGTCCGGTGTACGACTTCCACAAGATTTTTTCCACGCTCCCGGTGATCGATCAGGTGGCGGACGAGTGCCGCACCGCCGCCATCGGGTGCATCGACTGCAAGAAACGGGTGGCGGATGCGATCGTGGAACGGATGGCTCCCATATGGGACGCACGCGCCCAGTTGGTCGATAAACCTGGACAGGTCGAGGAGATTGTGGGAGAAGGAAGTCGTCGGGCGGCCGCCGTGGCCCATCGCACGCTCGAAGCGGTCAACGAGGCGATGAACATCTAA
- a CDS encoding DNA-binding response regulator, whose product MNVLIADDFPLFRRGVKEMLSEGIGAVKYGEAASAPELLEQVRKRTWDVLVMDISMPGTTGTEALKRVKAECPSLPVIVLSMHPEDQYAVRMVRAGAAAYLNKASAPQELVSAVRKVVDGGQYVSPTVAERLARASVTVPADRAHEQLSDREYEVLRLIASGQTVSEVAELLGLSVTTVSTYRARILDKMHMKNNAELTRYALQHRLVE is encoded by the coding sequence ATGAACGTTCTCATTGCCGACGATTTTCCGCTGTTCCGACGCGGGGTGAAGGAAATGTTGAGCGAAGGAATCGGCGCCGTCAAATATGGCGAGGCCGCGAGCGCGCCGGAACTGTTGGAGCAAGTGCGCAAGCGAACCTGGGATGTGCTGGTGATGGACATCAGCATGCCCGGGACGACCGGGACGGAAGCCCTCAAGCGCGTGAAGGCGGAATGCCCATCCCTGCCGGTGATCGTGCTGAGCATGCACCCCGAAGACCAATATGCGGTCCGCATGGTGCGGGCGGGCGCGGCGGCCTACCTGAACAAGGCCAGCGCGCCGCAAGAACTGGTGAGCGCCGTGCGCAAGGTCGTGGACGGCGGGCAGTATGTGAGCCCCACCGTCGCGGAGCGTCTGGCCCGTGCCTCGGTCACCGTGCCGGCCGATCGGGCGCATGAGCAGTTGTCGGATCGCGAATACGAAGTGCTACGCCTGATCGCGTCGGGTCAAACCGTATCGGAAGTGGCCGAGCTGCTGGGACTCAGCGTCACGACCGTCAGTACGTATCGGGCGCGGATCCTGGACAAGATGCACATGAAGAACAACGCGGAATTGACCCGGTACGCGCTGCAGCATCGTCTGGTGGAATGA
- a CDS encoding ATPase AAA, with amino-acid sequence MQSLLASVAAQERLPIFEWSITRGLTKLEDHHTLSRMTATPLAVLQHLGGLTVEAIFWLKDLSAHLSDPAVARQLREVSHRFGHTRATCLLTGDPLTLPQDLDKVAVRYELQLPDRDELDRVVQNVLHSLAPGSGTGEAGSTTVVPAMVRAAGRTRTPSVHPEQYQAILRALQGLTLHQARQVVSHCIIEDGSLTAADVQTILARKAQAIKEGGLLEYYPVEDNRYELGGFRNLKAWLDRAKVGFTSEAKALNLTPPRGILLVGVPGCGKSLAAKSIAREWVLPLLKLDAGRLFDKYIGESEKNFRKAIGLAESLAPIVLWIDEIEKAMVAGGGSGDADAGLSRRLFGAFLTWLQEKKHEVFVVATANDLTVLPPELLRKGRFDEIFFVDLPNEAEREAIWAIHLRIRKQDPATFRLLEIVAASEGFSGAEIEQAVIAALYRALHDKEPLGTQHLIEELKQTVPLSASRREDIAQLRATAQSRFVSVR; translated from the coding sequence GTGCAATCCCTGCTCGCGTCGGTCGCCGCTCAGGAACGGCTCCCCATTTTTGAATGGTCGATCACGCGCGGTCTGACCAAACTCGAGGACCACCACACGCTCAGTCGCATGACGGCCACCCCGTTAGCCGTGCTGCAGCATCTTGGGGGTCTGACCGTGGAGGCGATCTTCTGGCTCAAGGATCTCTCCGCGCATCTGAGCGACCCGGCGGTCGCCCGGCAGCTTCGAGAAGTGAGCCATCGATTCGGCCATACCCGCGCGACCTGCCTCCTCACGGGTGACCCTCTGACACTGCCCCAAGATCTCGACAAGGTTGCCGTACGATACGAACTCCAGCTTCCGGATCGCGACGAACTGGATCGAGTCGTCCAGAATGTGCTCCACTCCCTCGCCCCCGGCAGCGGCACGGGCGAGGCTGGCTCGACCACGGTCGTGCCGGCCATGGTCCGAGCAGCCGGACGTACACGCACACCGTCGGTGCATCCCGAGCAATACCAGGCGATCCTGCGGGCGTTGCAAGGATTGACGCTGCATCAAGCCCGCCAAGTTGTGTCGCACTGCATCATCGAGGACGGATCCCTGACCGCCGCGGACGTCCAGACCATCCTGGCTCGGAAAGCACAAGCCATCAAGGAAGGAGGTCTGCTGGAGTACTATCCGGTGGAAGACAATCGCTATGAACTGGGCGGGTTTCGCAACCTAAAAGCGTGGCTCGATCGCGCCAAGGTCGGCTTCACCTCAGAGGCAAAAGCGCTCAATCTGACGCCGCCCCGCGGCATCCTGCTCGTGGGAGTTCCTGGGTGCGGCAAATCGTTGGCCGCCAAATCGATCGCCCGTGAATGGGTGCTGCCGTTACTGAAACTCGATGCCGGCCGTTTGTTCGACAAATACATCGGAGAATCAGAAAAGAACTTCAGAAAGGCGATTGGGCTTGCCGAGTCTCTCGCGCCGATCGTCCTCTGGATCGATGAAATCGAGAAAGCGATGGTCGCCGGGGGTGGGAGCGGCGACGCCGACGCGGGGTTGAGCCGTCGGCTATTCGGCGCGTTCCTGACGTGGCTGCAGGAAAAGAAGCACGAAGTGTTTGTCGTCGCCACGGCGAACGATCTGACGGTACTGCCTCCGGAATTGCTTCGAAAAGGACGGTTCGACGAGATCTTCTTCGTGGACCTTCCGAACGAGGCGGAACGCGAGGCAATCTGGGCCATTCACCTGCGTATACGGAAGCAAGATCCCGCCACATTTCGGCTTTTGGAAATCGTGGCCGCCAGCGAGGGGTTCAGCGGCGCCGAGATCGAACAGGCGGTGATCGCCGCGCTGTACCGCGCGTTGCACGACAAAGAGCCGCTCGGCACCCAGCATCTCATCGAAGAACTCAAGCAGACCGTTCCTCTCTCGGCTTCGCGACGAGAAGATATCGCCCAACTACGCGCGACAGCACAGTCCCGGTTCGTGAGCGTGCGCTGA
- the crcB gene encoding putative fluoride ion transporter CrcB, giving the protein MLNVLLVGAGGFLGSALRYLIGGVAQSFAGSPAFPYGTLVVNALGCFAIGFVSELAESHGAFSSETRLFLVTGILGGFTTFSAFGNETMNLLRDGEMLLGGINIGLQLVLGLLAVWGGYTVAYLLWR; this is encoded by the coding sequence ATGCTGAACGTGTTGCTTGTCGGAGCGGGGGGATTCCTCGGCTCGGCTCTGCGCTATCTCATCGGCGGAGTCGCGCAGTCGTTCGCGGGAAGTCCGGCGTTTCCTTACGGCACGCTGGTCGTCAACGCCCTCGGTTGCTTCGCGATCGGCTTTGTGTCCGAACTCGCCGAGAGCCACGGGGCCTTCAGTTCGGAGACTCGGCTTTTTCTCGTGACCGGCATCTTGGGCGGTTTTACAACCTTTTCCGCATTTGGAAACGAAACCATGAACCTGCTGCGCGACGGCGAAATGTTGCTGGGTGGGATCAATATCGGTCTGCAGCTCGTGCTTGGTCTCCTCGCGGTCTGGGGAGGCTATACGGTGGCGTACCTGCTCTGGAGGTAA
- a CDS encoding inositol 2-dehydrogenase, which yields MRSMTGPNRYAETSPPIRIGIVGGGRATTMLHLPALSSVPGANIVGIAESDQEARQRLAGRLPQIPCVGDYRVLLDDRTIDAIAVCTPAQSHVAIALAALEAGKHVLVEKPLALSLEECDRLLEGAQGTTRRVMVGFNTRWHRLARQARALIQEQAIGFPDVVESVLTSYHREVPPWRERRATGGGALLEMAIHHFDLWQFLLDSEVEEISAHTKSGTWDDEVATVTARLRCGALASGSFAERTSQQNRLEVFGRSGSLRVSFYQFDGLELQTVTEIPGNIPSRIGAIGRTLREFPRGLSTLRRGGEWQQSYVEQWRHFVESIQRGARVECGLEEGRRALAIALAAIESAATGRAIKLIAAEVPVSQV from the coding sequence GTGCGAAGCATGACGGGGCCTAACAGGTATGCCGAGACGTCGCCTCCCATTAGGATCGGGATCGTCGGCGGCGGGCGAGCCACGACCATGCTTCATCTGCCGGCGCTCTCGTCCGTTCCCGGTGCGAATATCGTCGGGATTGCCGAGTCGGATCAGGAAGCCCGGCAACGCCTCGCCGGCCGCCTGCCGCAGATCCCGTGCGTGGGCGATTATCGTGTGCTGCTGGACGATCGGACCATTGACGCCATCGCGGTGTGTACGCCCGCGCAATCACATGTGGCCATTGCCTTGGCGGCGCTCGAGGCAGGCAAACACGTACTTGTCGAAAAGCCGCTCGCGCTCTCTCTCGAAGAGTGCGACCGTCTTCTCGAGGGTGCGCAAGGCACGACCCGCCGCGTCATGGTCGGGTTTAACACCCGCTGGCACCGGCTGGCCCGCCAGGCTCGTGCGCTGATCCAGGAACAGGCGATTGGATTCCCCGACGTCGTCGAAAGCGTTCTCACCAGCTATCATCGAGAGGTGCCTCCTTGGCGGGAACGACGCGCGACCGGCGGCGGCGCGCTCTTGGAGATGGCGATTCATCACTTCGATCTGTGGCAATTCCTGCTCGATTCGGAAGTCGAGGAGATCAGCGCCCATACCAAGTCCGGAACGTGGGATGACGAGGTGGCGACGGTCACGGCACGCCTGCGGTGCGGTGCCCTGGCATCGGGCAGTTTTGCCGAGCGAACCAGTCAACAGAATCGGCTGGAGGTCTTTGGACGATCGGGATCGCTCAGGGTGTCGTTCTACCAGTTCGACGGATTGGAGCTCCAGACGGTGACGGAGATTCCCGGAAATATCCCGTCCCGGATCGGCGCCATTGGCCGCACGCTACGCGAATTCCCTCGCGGGCTCTCGACGCTTCGTCGCGGCGGCGAATGGCAGCAGTCGTATGTGGAACAGTGGCGGCACTTCGTCGAATCAATCCAGAGGGGCGCCCGTGTTGAGTGCGGCTTGGAAGAAGGGCGGCGTGCTCTGGCGATTGCGCTGGCCGCGATCGAATCGGCGGCGACGGGACGAGCGATCAAACTGATTGCCGCTGAGGTCCCGGTTTCACAGGTCTGA
- a CDS encoding MBL fold metallo-hydrolase, translating to MTGLLPADRLDVLVIVDNVTDSLSTNPECVASEWIGLSKMGRLPRLSGRATCCAHHGLSLLLTAHVGNSSHTLLFDAGPEGATFVRNAEILDVDLSTVGTVVLSHGHWDHAGGLVAAIEEISKDRGSNVDCFVHPGVFAERAMKLSSGEYLKFEPVPQPDALAGAGATVINTREPQVLGGGTFYLSGEIPRVTSYEVGFPSHVRRREDGQSWEPDPLILDEQFLSVHVKNKGQVVFSACSHAGIVNVLTQARTVLPSVPLYGAFGGFHLSGTTEPIIPETVSDLQKFGLKMLAPGHCTGWRAVGAMTKAFGNTLVPSAVGKRYVL from the coding sequence GTGACCGGTCTTCTCCCCGCTGATCGTCTCGACGTGTTGGTGATCGTCGACAATGTGACGGACAGCCTCAGCACCAATCCGGAGTGCGTGGCGTCCGAATGGATCGGACTCTCGAAGATGGGTCGGTTGCCACGGCTCTCCGGGCGCGCCACGTGCTGTGCGCATCATGGGTTGTCCCTGCTATTGACGGCGCACGTCGGGAATTCGTCGCACACGCTGTTGTTCGATGCCGGTCCGGAAGGGGCCACCTTCGTGCGCAATGCAGAGATCCTCGACGTGGACCTTTCGACCGTCGGCACGGTCGTCTTGTCACATGGGCACTGGGACCATGCCGGCGGGCTCGTGGCGGCGATCGAGGAAATCTCGAAGGATCGAGGTTCGAACGTGGATTGTTTCGTCCATCCGGGTGTGTTTGCCGAGCGCGCCATGAAGCTGTCGAGCGGGGAGTACCTCAAGTTCGAGCCGGTGCCGCAACCAGACGCGTTGGCCGGCGCGGGGGCGACGGTCATCAACACCCGCGAGCCACAAGTACTCGGGGGCGGCACGTTCTATCTCAGTGGAGAGATTCCGCGGGTGACTTCCTATGAAGTCGGGTTTCCGAGTCACGTCCGGCGACGCGAGGACGGGCAGAGCTGGGAACCGGACCCGTTGATCCTCGATGAGCAATTCCTTTCTGTTCATGTCAAGAACAAGGGGCAGGTTGTGTTCTCCGCCTGCTCCCATGCCGGAATCGTGAATGTGCTGACACAGGCACGCACTGTACTGCCCTCCGTACCCCTCTATGGCGCATTCGGTGGATTCCATCTCTCGGGAACGACCGAACCGATCATTCCGGAGACCGTCTCCGACTTACAGAAGTTTGGATTGAAGATGCTCGCCCCCGGCCATTGCACGGGCTGGCGGGCTGTTGGCGCGATGACCAAGGCGTTCGGCAATACCCTGGTACCCTCGGCGGTCGGCAAGCGCTACGTCCTCTGA